Proteins co-encoded in one Bacillus infantis NRRL B-14911 genomic window:
- a CDS encoding tRNA threonylcarbamoyladenosine dehydratase, with protein sequence MLHQFSRNELAIGQEGLETMKNSTVAVLGIGGVGSFAAEALARSGVGKLILIDKDDVDITNVNRQIIALVSTVGKPKADLMKERIKDINPDCEVIALKMFYTEETYEEIFAYGLDYVVDASDTISYKIHLIKECLKRDIPMISSMGAANKMDPTRFQIADIFKTHTDPIAKVIRTRLRKEGIRKGIPVVFSDESPIVIREEVRKEVGKDDAKIRKAKMPPSSNAFVPSVAGLVMASYVVRDLLKDIKIVRVNDK encoded by the coding sequence ATGCTGCACCAATTTTCACGAAACGAACTTGCGATTGGCCAGGAAGGCCTTGAAACAATGAAAAACAGTACAGTGGCAGTCCTTGGAATTGGAGGAGTGGGCTCATTTGCTGCAGAAGCATTGGCGCGTTCAGGAGTCGGGAAGCTCATTTTAATTGATAAGGATGATGTTGATATTACCAATGTCAACCGCCAGATCATTGCTTTGGTTTCGACTGTCGGGAAACCGAAGGCAGATTTAATGAAGGAACGCATCAAGGACATCAATCCTGACTGTGAAGTGATTGCTTTAAAAATGTTTTATACAGAAGAAACATATGAGGAGATTTTTGCTTACGGGCTGGATTATGTAGTAGATGCCAGTGATACGATTTCTTATAAAATTCACCTGATCAAGGAGTGCCTGAAGAGGGACATCCCGATGATTTCGAGCATGGGCGCAGCCAATAAAATGGATCCGACCAGGTTCCAGATTGCTGATATTTTTAAGACGCATACCGATCCGATTGCCAAGGTGATCCGCACCCGTCTGCGCAAAGAAGGAATCCGCAAGGGGATTCCGGTTGTGTTTTCAGATGAAAGCCCGATTGTGATCCGTGAGGAGGTAAGGAAGGAAGTAGGCAAGGACGATGCCAAAATCCGCAAAGCGAAAATGCCTCCTTCTTCGAACGCATTTGTTCCTTCTGTAGCCGGACTGGTCATGGCAAGTTATGTGGTGAGGGATCTGCTGAAGGATATTAAGATTGTTAGGGTTAATGATAAATAA
- the aspS gene encoding aspartate--tRNA ligase: MFGRTYFCGEVTEKSIGEKVTLKGWVQKRRDLGGLIFIDLRDRTGLVQVVFNPETSPEALAAAEKIRNEYVLSVEGKVVAREPGTINENLPTGKIEVSAEAVTIINEAKTPPFVIADQTDVSEDVRLKYRYLDFRRPVMFETFKMRHQVTKSIRDYLDSEGFLDIETPILTKSTPEGARDYLVPSRVHPGEFYALPQSPQIFKQLLMVGGIERYYQIARCFRDEDLRADRQPEFTQIDIETSFMSQEDIISMTEQMMTKVMKEVKGIDITLPIQRMTYQEAMDRYGSDKPDTRFAMELVNLSETLSNSGFKVFAGAISSGGEVKAINVKDAASKYSRKDIDALTEFASRYGAKGLAWLKAEEEGLKGPIAKFVAEEEQAAIKELLGVETGDLLLFVADKKSVVADALGALRLKLGKELGLIDQSLFNFLWVTEWPLLEFDEEEGRYYAAHHPFTMPNREDLEYLDTDPSKVKAQAYDLVLNGYELGGGSLRIFEREIQEKMFSVLGFSKEEAREQFGFLLEAFEYGTPPHGGIALGLDRLVMLLAGSSNLRDTIAFPKTASASCLLTNAPGEVSEAQLNDLHLQLNLKKSE, encoded by the coding sequence ATGTTTGGGAGAACATATTTCTGCGGAGAAGTAACAGAAAAAAGCATAGGTGAAAAAGTTACACTCAAAGGCTGGGTTCAGAAACGCCGTGATTTGGGCGGATTGATTTTCATTGATTTAAGGGACCGCACGGGACTGGTACAGGTAGTGTTCAATCCTGAAACTTCCCCTGAGGCTCTCGCTGCAGCTGAAAAAATCAGGAATGAATATGTACTGAGTGTGGAAGGAAAGGTTGTTGCAAGGGAACCTGGCACAATTAACGAAAACCTGCCTACAGGCAAGATTGAAGTCAGTGCAGAAGCAGTAACAATCATCAATGAAGCGAAGACACCGCCGTTCGTGATCGCTGACCAGACAGATGTATCGGAAGATGTGCGACTGAAATACCGCTATCTTGACTTCAGGCGCCCCGTTATGTTCGAAACCTTCAAGATGCGCCACCAGGTGACAAAGTCAATCCGGGATTACCTGGACAGCGAGGGCTTCCTTGATATTGAAACGCCTATCCTGACGAAGAGTACACCTGAAGGAGCCCGCGATTATCTCGTTCCAAGCAGGGTCCATCCTGGCGAGTTTTATGCTTTGCCGCAGTCTCCTCAAATCTTTAAGCAGCTTTTAATGGTGGGCGGAATTGAAAGATACTATCAGATTGCCCGCTGTTTCCGTGATGAGGATCTCCGTGCAGACCGACAGCCGGAATTCACGCAAATCGATATTGAAACAAGCTTTATGAGCCAGGAAGACATCATTTCTATGACAGAGCAGATGATGACGAAGGTGATGAAAGAGGTTAAGGGCATTGATATCACACTGCCCATCCAGCGCATGACCTATCAGGAAGCGATGGACCGCTACGGCTCTGATAAGCCGGACACCCGTTTTGCAATGGAGCTGGTCAACCTCTCTGAAACACTGAGCAATTCAGGCTTCAAAGTATTTGCAGGTGCGATTTCTTCCGGCGGGGAAGTCAAAGCAATCAATGTGAAAGACGCTGCCTCCAAATACAGCCGCAAGGACATTGATGCGCTGACAGAATTTGCTTCAAGATATGGTGCTAAGGGTCTGGCTTGGCTGAAAGCAGAAGAAGAAGGCTTAAAAGGGCCGATTGCAAAATTTGTTGCAGAGGAAGAGCAGGCAGCTATTAAAGAACTGCTGGGAGTCGAGACAGGAGACCTGCTCCTATTTGTGGCCGATAAGAAAAGCGTCGTCGCTGACGCACTTGGGGCCCTGCGCCTGAAGCTTGGCAAAGAGCTTGGACTTATCGACCAGTCCCTCTTCAATTTCCTTTGGGTGACAGAATGGCCGCTGCTTGAATTTGATGAAGAAGAAGGCCGCTACTATGCTGCCCACCATCCATTTACAATGCCAAACCGCGAAGACCTGGAATACCTTGATACTGATCCTTCAAAGGTAAAGGCCCAGGCTTATGACCTTGTGCTGAATGGATATGAGCTCGGCGGAGGCTCACTGCGTATCTTTGAACGCGAGATCCAGGAAAAAATGTTCTCTGTTCTTGGCTTCAGCAAGGAGGAGGCAAGGGAGCAATTCGGATTCCTGCTCGAAGCGTTTGAATACGGTACTCCTCCGCACGGCGGCATTGCGCTTGGCCTTGATCGCCTTGTGATGCTGCTGGCCGGAAGCTCGAACCTGAGGGATACGATCGCTTTCCCGAAAACAGCAAGTGCAAGCTGTCTCCTGACCAATGCACCCGGCGAAGTAAGCGAGGCACAGCTGAACGACCTTCACCTGCAGCTTAACCTGAAAAAAAGTGAGTAA